A single region of the Nocardioides aurantiacus genome encodes:
- a CDS encoding LuxR C-terminal-related transcriptional regulator yields the protein MGGVLVGRTEELARLRAWLDQRSADPGPPGGPRSGAAPPLLLVSGDAWVGTTALVDAAVAAYDPSLVVRLDDLHLADEETVRGLPDLARGLAGGPDHGPNHGPAAVVATYRPAALARDHPLRPVRAALRHAGLVTELRLGPLADADARRLVADRLGEAADPGRVEDVVRRADGLPFLLLALAQEDDALPETVRDLVALELERLDDAGREAVLLAAVTGPVVEPRHLAALLPGGWPEELEAGEHLARDVDGVLRFRHDVVREAVRDQVPPARRRACASRLADRLLATGSHREALALLDPLVASWPAHEPGHEPGRVRALTALAGAAEGCGEHRTAVAALVELLEQAPGTGATGATGATGATGARAGLLSHLATQHELLGQWSVAVAERESCARLHEDAGRPAEAAVERLAVAVHLRSAASLRAALEVTRLAERDALRADRLDLVCRAQALHGNLLARTEHGAEGVAQVRAALDRALSAGLVAPAAEAYQRLADALEHTGDYRSAGQAYDAAYAFCRHGDQDVTAQVCRACAAVVMLHGGRWDTALEVCAEVSHDPASPPPARAAAEVVVGLVETFRGRVRGPRAALLGARLTGVRIDLLPVDLLASWGLSLLDRHAGDDAGAVAGLQRVLQRCEDSEERHYCVPVLQDAVGLFARLGLVREVARATALLAQADLGHQPDARIALGVALAETAALEGDVPAAVPHLRQALTLGAAEELPLADVAVRRRLAALLPGRDRDEAVELLRQAQRTARRLKARLLLEPLGRELAALGGSPAGAGDDALSAREREVLGLVGSGLTSREIAARLFLSVRTVEMHVRHAMTKLDCRTRTEAAMRLARDDVHGHPTP from the coding sequence GTGGGCGGGGTGCTCGTGGGACGCACCGAGGAGCTGGCCCGGCTCCGGGCCTGGCTCGACCAGCGCTCGGCGGACCCGGGCCCGCCGGGTGGACCGCGCTCCGGCGCCGCTCCCCCGCTGCTGCTCGTGAGCGGCGACGCCTGGGTCGGCACGACCGCGCTGGTCGACGCGGCGGTGGCGGCGTACGACCCCTCGCTGGTGGTGCGCCTGGACGACCTCCACCTGGCCGACGAGGAGACCGTGCGCGGACTGCCGGACCTGGCCCGCGGGCTGGCCGGCGGCCCGGATCACGGGCCGAACCACGGGCCGGCGGCGGTGGTGGCGACGTACCGGCCCGCCGCCCTGGCGCGCGACCATCCCCTCCGTCCCGTCCGGGCCGCGCTGCGGCACGCGGGGCTGGTGACCGAGCTGCGGCTGGGGCCGCTGGCCGACGCCGACGCCCGGCGCCTGGTCGCCGACCGGCTGGGTGAGGCTGCCGACCCCGGACGGGTGGAGGACGTGGTGCGCCGCGCCGACGGGCTGCCGTTCCTGCTCCTGGCGCTGGCTCAGGAGGACGACGCCCTGCCCGAGACCGTCCGCGACCTCGTCGCCCTGGAGCTCGAGCGGCTCGACGACGCGGGCCGGGAGGCCGTGCTGCTGGCGGCCGTCACCGGTCCGGTCGTCGAGCCGCGCCACCTCGCTGCGCTGCTCCCGGGCGGCTGGCCCGAGGAGCTCGAGGCCGGGGAGCACCTCGCGCGCGACGTGGACGGCGTGCTGCGGTTCCGGCACGACGTGGTCCGCGAGGCGGTGCGCGACCAGGTGCCGCCGGCCCGGCGGCGCGCCTGCGCGTCGCGGCTCGCCGACCGGCTGCTCGCGACCGGGTCGCACCGCGAGGCGCTCGCGCTGCTGGACCCGCTGGTCGCCTCCTGGCCCGCCCACGAACCCGGCCACGAACCCGGGCGGGTCCGGGCGCTGACCGCGCTGGCCGGCGCGGCCGAGGGCTGCGGCGAGCACCGGACCGCCGTGGCCGCCCTCGTCGAGCTGCTGGAGCAGGCGCCGGGCACCGGGGCCACTGGGGCCACCGGGGCCACCGGGGCCACCGGGGCCCGGGCGGGGTTGCTGTCCCACCTCGCCACGCAGCACGAGCTGCTGGGCCAGTGGTCGGTCGCGGTGGCCGAGCGCGAGTCCTGCGCCCGCCTGCACGAGGACGCCGGGCGCCCCGCGGAGGCCGCGGTGGAGCGGCTCGCCGTGGCGGTCCACCTGCGCTCGGCCGCGAGCCTCCGCGCCGCACTGGAGGTCACCCGGCTCGCCGAGCGCGACGCCCTGCGGGCCGACCGGTTGGACCTGGTGTGCCGCGCGCAGGCGCTGCACGGCAACCTGCTCGCCCGGACCGAGCACGGCGCGGAGGGGGTGGCGCAGGTGCGGGCCGCGCTCGACCGGGCGCTGTCGGCGGGGCTGGTCGCCCCCGCGGCCGAGGCCTACCAGAGGCTGGCGGACGCGCTGGAGCACACCGGCGACTACCGCTCCGCGGGCCAGGCGTACGACGCGGCGTACGCCTTCTGCCGGCACGGGGACCAGGACGTCACCGCCCAGGTCTGCCGGGCCTGCGCCGCGGTCGTGATGCTGCACGGCGGTCGCTGGGACACCGCGCTCGAGGTGTGCGCCGAGGTGTCCCACGACCCCGCCTCGCCACCGCCGGCCCGGGCCGCCGCCGAGGTGGTCGTGGGCCTGGTCGAGACCTTCCGGGGCCGGGTCCGCGGGCCGCGGGCGGCGCTGCTCGGCGCGCGTCTCACCGGGGTGCGCATCGACCTGTTGCCCGTCGACCTGCTGGCCTCGTGGGGGCTGTCGCTGCTCGACCGGCACGCGGGTGACGACGCCGGGGCCGTCGCCGGGCTGCAGCGGGTCCTGCAGCGCTGCGAGGACAGCGAGGAGCGGCACTACTGCGTGCCGGTGCTCCAGGACGCGGTCGGCCTGTTCGCCCGGCTCGGCCTGGTGCGCGAGGTGGCGCGCGCGACCGCGCTGCTGGCCCAGGCCGACCTCGGGCACCAGCCCGACGCCCGGATCGCGCTGGGCGTGGCCCTCGCCGAGACGGCGGCGCTCGAGGGCGACGTCCCGGCCGCCGTGCCGCACCTGCGGCAGGCGCTCACCCTGGGCGCAGCCGAGGAGCTGCCGCTGGCCGACGTGGCCGTACGCCGCCGGCTCGCCGCCCTGCTCCCCGGTCGCGACCGGGACGAGGCCGTCGAGTTGCTCCGGCAGGCGCAGCGGACCGCCCGACGCCTCAAGGCCCGGCTGCTGCTCGAGCCGCTCGGCCGCGAGCTGGCGGCACTGGGCGGGAGCCCGGCCGGTGCCGGTGACGACGCGCTCAGCGCCCGCGAGCGCGAGGTGCTCGGCCTGGTCGGCAGCGGGCTGACGAGCCGCGAGATCGCCGCCCGGCTGTTCCTCAGCGTCCGGACCGTCGAGATGCACGTGCGCCACGCGATGACCAAGCTCGACTGCCGCACCCGCACCGAGGCGGCGATGCGGCTGGCGCGCGACGACGTGCACGGGCACCCGACCCCGTAG
- a CDS encoding class I SAM-dependent methyltransferase — protein sequence MSQQTRPSPVADPADPADRALKARHRSMWALGDYPAVAREVIAGLGPVLVEATGVGPGDRVLDVAAGSGNVAVPAARTGARVVASDLTPELLEVGRRQAEAEGLVLDWEEADAEALPYAAAEFDVVLSCVGVMFAPHHHAAADELVRVCRPGGRIGLVSWTPEGFVGQLFATMKPYVAPPPAGVQSPPLWGREDHVTELLGDRVTDLRTERRTLEVDAFGDAAGFREFFKRCYGPTIAAYRGLADDPDRTAALDADLVDLARRSSTGPDGAMGWEYLLVTATRT from the coding sequence ATGAGCCAGCAGACCCGTCCCTCACCCGTCGCCGACCCCGCCGACCCCGCAGATCGGGCCCTCAAGGCCCGGCACCGCTCGATGTGGGCGCTCGGCGACTACCCGGCCGTGGCCCGCGAGGTCATCGCCGGGCTCGGCCCCGTGCTCGTGGAGGCCACCGGGGTCGGGCCCGGCGACCGCGTGCTCGACGTCGCGGCCGGCTCCGGCAACGTCGCGGTCCCGGCGGCCCGGACCGGAGCCCGCGTCGTCGCCTCGGACCTGACGCCCGAGCTGCTGGAGGTGGGCAGGCGTCAGGCCGAGGCCGAGGGCCTGGTGCTCGACTGGGAGGAGGCCGACGCCGAGGCGCTGCCGTACGCCGCCGCCGAGTTCGACGTCGTGCTCTCCTGCGTCGGCGTGATGTTCGCCCCGCACCACCACGCCGCTGCGGACGAGCTGGTCCGGGTCTGCCGCCCGGGCGGCCGGATCGGCCTGGTGAGCTGGACGCCCGAGGGGTTCGTGGGTCAGCTCTTCGCCACCATGAAGCCCTACGTCGCCCCGCCGCCGGCCGGCGTCCAGTCGCCGCCGCTGTGGGGCCGCGAGGACCACGTCACCGAGCTGCTCGGCGACCGGGTCACCGACCTCCGCACCGAGCGACGCACCCTGGAGGTCGACGCCTTCGGGGACGCCGCCGGCTTCCGGGAGTTCTTCAAGCGCTGCTACGGGCCGACCATCGCGGCGTACCGCGGGCTCGCGGACGACCCCGACCGCACCGCGGCCCTCGACGCCGACCTGGTCGACCTCGCGCGGCGCTCCAGCACCGGCCCGGACGGCGCGATGGGCTGGGAGTACCTGCTGGTCACCGCCACGCGGACGTGA
- a CDS encoding dihydroorotase, producing the protein MSEPLVITGAAVLGGEPRDLYVADGVLVDEAPAGARTLDADGLVALPGLVDLHTHLREPGREDAETVLTGSRAAAVGGFTAVLAMANTSPVTDTAEAAERVLDLGRAAGLVDVQPVGAVTRGLEGHELAELGLMARSRARVRVFSDDGRCVHDPRVMRRALEYVRAFGGVVSQHSQDPDLAGPSACCHEGELSGRLGLTGWPGIAEETIVARDVMLARHTRSRLHVAHVSTAGSVEVLRWAKAQGVDVTAEVTPHHLLLTTDLLSGYDPVYKVNPPLRPDEDVHALREALADGTVDAVATDHAPHARHDKEHAFGDAAFGMLGLETALSVVSEVMVAAGRMGWADVARVMSQTPARIAGLEGHGGSLAVGSPAHLTLVDPTAAVTVDRDASVSLSRNNPWHGRSLTGAVVATVFGGRPTVLDGALV; encoded by the coding sequence GTGAGCGAGCCGCTCGTCATCACCGGCGCCGCCGTCCTGGGGGGCGAGCCGCGTGACCTGTACGTCGCCGACGGGGTGCTCGTCGACGAGGCGCCCGCCGGCGCCCGCACCCTCGACGCCGACGGCCTGGTGGCCCTCCCCGGGCTGGTCGACCTGCACACCCACCTGCGCGAGCCGGGCCGCGAGGACGCCGAGACGGTGCTCACCGGCTCCCGGGCCGCGGCCGTCGGCGGCTTCACGGCCGTCCTGGCGATGGCCAACACCAGCCCGGTCACCGACACCGCCGAGGCCGCCGAGCGGGTGCTCGACCTCGGCCGTGCCGCCGGCCTGGTCGACGTGCAGCCCGTCGGTGCGGTCACCCGCGGCCTGGAGGGCCACGAGCTGGCCGAGCTCGGGCTGATGGCCCGCTCGCGCGCCCGGGTCCGGGTGTTCAGCGACGACGGCCGCTGCGTGCACGACCCGCGCGTGATGCGCCGGGCGCTGGAGTACGTCCGCGCCTTCGGCGGCGTCGTCTCGCAGCACTCGCAGGACCCCGACCTGGCCGGTCCCTCCGCGTGCTGCCACGAGGGCGAGCTGTCCGGTCGCCTCGGCCTCACCGGCTGGCCCGGCATCGCCGAGGAGACGATCGTCGCGCGCGACGTCATGCTCGCCCGGCACACCCGCAGCCGGCTGCACGTCGCCCACGTCTCCACGGCCGGTTCGGTCGAGGTGCTGCGGTGGGCCAAGGCCCAGGGCGTGGACGTCACCGCCGAGGTGACGCCCCACCACCTGCTGCTGACCACCGACCTGCTGAGCGGCTACGACCCGGTCTACAAGGTCAACCCGCCGCTGCGTCCCGACGAGGACGTGCACGCCCTGCGCGAGGCGCTGGCCGACGGCACGGTCGACGCGGTCGCCACCGACCACGCCCCGCACGCGCGCCACGACAAGGAGCACGCCTTCGGCGACGCCGCCTTCGGCATGCTCGGCCTGGAGACGGCGCTGTCGGTCGTCAGCGAGGTCATGGTCGCCGCGGGCCGGATGGGCTGGGCCGACGTGGCCCGCGTGATGTCGCAGACCCCCGCCCGGATCGCCGGCCTGGAGGGCCACGGCGGCTCCCTGGCCGTCGGCTCACCGGCCCACCTCACCCTGGTCGACCCGACCGCGGCCGTGACCGTCGACCGCGACGCCTCGGTGTCGCTGTCGCGCAACAACCCGTGGCACGGTCGCAGCCTCACCGGCGCCGTCGTGGCGACCGTCTTCGGTGGTCGGCCGACGGTGCTGGACGGTGCCCTGGTCTGA
- a CDS encoding aspartate carbamoyltransferase catalytic subunit, with amino-acid sequence MRKHLLSVDDVTPDDVAELFATAAEMHDVQRRSVKKLPALRGRTVVNLFFEDSTRTRSSFEIAGKWLSADVINVSAKGSSVSKGESLRDTVLTVAAMGVDGLVIRHMASGAAQQVSQWTDAVVVNAGDGTHEHPTQALLDAYTLTRRLGALEGRHVAIVGDLTHSRVFRSNVALLTKLGARVTVVAPPTLMPAGVTAWSEATGFATSYDLDAVLPTADAVMMLRVQRERMSGGFFPTAREYTVGYGLTRDRLGLLREDTPILHPGPMNRGLEIAADAADAAGSAVLDQVSAGVAIRMSVLYHLLAGEGSVA; translated from the coding sequence GTGAGGAAGCACCTGCTCTCGGTCGACGACGTCACGCCCGACGACGTCGCCGAGCTGTTCGCCACGGCCGCGGAGATGCACGACGTGCAGCGCCGCTCGGTCAAGAAGCTGCCCGCGCTGCGGGGCCGCACGGTCGTCAACCTGTTCTTCGAGGACTCCACCCGCACCCGCTCGTCGTTCGAGATCGCCGGCAAGTGGCTCTCCGCCGACGTCATCAACGTCTCGGCCAAGGGATCGAGCGTCAGCAAGGGCGAGAGCCTGCGCGACACCGTGCTCACCGTCGCGGCGATGGGCGTGGACGGGCTGGTGATCCGCCACATGGCCAGCGGCGCGGCGCAGCAGGTCTCGCAGTGGACCGACGCGGTCGTCGTCAACGCCGGCGACGGCACCCACGAGCACCCCACCCAGGCGCTGCTCGACGCCTACACGCTCACCCGGCGGCTCGGCGCCCTCGAGGGTCGCCACGTCGCCATCGTCGGCGACCTGACCCACAGCCGCGTCTTCCGCAGCAACGTCGCGCTGCTCACCAAGCTGGGTGCGCGGGTCACCGTGGTGGCGCCCCCGACGCTGATGCCGGCCGGTGTCACGGCGTGGTCGGAGGCGACCGGCTTCGCCACGTCGTACGACCTGGACGCGGTGCTGCCGACCGCCGACGCCGTGATGATGCTGCGCGTGCAGCGCGAGCGGATGAGCGGCGGCTTCTTCCCCACCGCGCGGGAGTACACCGTCGGCTACGGCCTGACCCGCGACCGTCTCGGCCTGCTGCGCGAGGACACGCCGATCCTGCACCCTGGTCCCATGAACCGCGGCCTCGAGATCGCCGCGGACGCCGCCGACGCCGCCGGCTCGGCCGTGCTCGACCAGGTCTCGGCCGGTGTCGCGATCCGGATGTCCGTGCTCTACCACCTGCTCGCAGGGGAAGGGAGCGTCGCGTGA
- the pyrR gene encoding bifunctional pyr operon transcriptional regulator/uracil phosphoribosyltransferase PyrR → MAHPPADVPDPAAEVPEAPEGSRTVLDAHDIARALTRISHELLERNKGSRDLVLLGIPTRGTHLATRLAERIARVEGVAVPTGTLDVTMYRDDLRRQPARGPQPTALPPGGIDGKTVVLVDDVLYSGRTVRAALDAMNDLGRPATVRLAVLVDRGHRELPIRADHVGKNLPSARSERVMVRLEESDGYDVVRIAPSPGDALLHPGEGS, encoded by the coding sequence GTGGCGCACCCCCCGGCCGACGTGCCCGACCCCGCTGCCGAGGTCCCCGAGGCGCCCGAGGGCTCCCGCACCGTCCTCGACGCCCACGACATCGCCCGGGCGCTGACCCGGATCTCCCACGAGCTGCTGGAGCGCAACAAGGGGTCGCGCGACCTCGTGCTGCTCGGCATCCCGACCCGCGGCACCCACCTCGCCACCCGGCTCGCGGAGCGGATCGCTCGCGTCGAGGGCGTCGCGGTGCCCACCGGCACGCTCGACGTGACGATGTACCGCGACGACCTGCGGCGCCAGCCCGCCCGCGGGCCGCAGCCCACCGCGCTCCCGCCCGGCGGCATCGACGGCAAGACCGTGGTCCTCGTCGACGACGTCCTCTACTCCGGCCGCACCGTGCGGGCGGCGCTGGACGCGATGAACGACCTCGGCCGCCCGGCGACCGTGCGGCTGGCGGTGCTGGTCGACCGCGGCCACCGCGAGCTGCCGATCCGCGCCGACCACGTCGGCAAGAACCTGCCCAGCGCGCGCAGCGAGCGTGTGATGGTGCGGCTCGAGGAGTCCGACGGCTACGACGTGGTGCGGATCGCCCCGAGCCCGGGCGACGCCCTGCTGCACCCGGGGGAGGGCTCGTGA
- a CDS encoding MFS transporter, which produces MRLPRGLYRDLYRDLYRDLARGLPGVLAVLMTAGWAANLFASVIPVLAEQEGFSTALLDAAFGAYAVALLPGLFGGGALSDRVGRAWVVLPGAGLVVAGTLVLMAFHDPAGLLLGRLVVGLGAGLTFGAGTAWAGDLGATTGTVLAGVFLTTGFAVGPLLSGALAQLAPAPLVTPFVLSVALSLAAIGWAATTSAPASRRLRNAGGGPVPTLEHHDARTALAWSLPVGVLVFASVALSIVTLPTRLPPAVDGPLLVGVAAALALGSGIVVQTVARTRSWGPGAGVAGALAAAVGFALVALGGERVSLPLFALSCVVLGTAYGLCLREGLLDVETLAPPARRGTLTGTFYVATYVGFGLPLLLTSLQPVAGTRLPALVLALAALLVAGVRRAQLGGGHPGRPGRPDS; this is translated from the coding sequence GTGCGACTCCCCCGCGGCCTCTACCGCGACCTGTACCGCGACCTGTACCGCGACCTGGCCCGCGGCCTCCCCGGCGTGCTCGCCGTGCTGATGACGGCGGGCTGGGCCGCCAACCTGTTCGCCTCGGTGATCCCGGTGCTGGCCGAGCAGGAGGGGTTCTCGACCGCGCTGCTCGACGCGGCGTTCGGCGCCTACGCGGTCGCCCTGCTGCCCGGCCTCTTCGGCGGCGGGGCGCTCTCGGACCGGGTCGGCCGGGCGTGGGTGGTGCTGCCGGGCGCCGGGCTCGTCGTCGCCGGGACGCTGGTGCTGATGGCGTTCCACGATCCCGCCGGACTGCTCCTGGGTCGGCTGGTGGTCGGCCTCGGGGCGGGACTGACCTTCGGCGCCGGCACCGCATGGGCCGGCGACCTCGGCGCGACCACCGGCACCGTGCTGGCCGGGGTGTTCCTGACGACCGGCTTCGCCGTCGGCCCGCTCTTGTCGGGCGCGCTGGCCCAGCTCGCACCCGCCCCGCTGGTGACGCCGTTCGTGCTCTCGGTCGCGCTCTCGCTGGCCGCCATCGGCTGGGCCGCGACCACCAGCGCGCCCGCGTCACGGCGGCTGCGCAACGCCGGGGGCGGACCGGTGCCCACCCTGGAGCACCACGACGCCCGCACCGCGCTGGCCTGGTCGCTGCCCGTGGGCGTGCTGGTCTTCGCGAGCGTGGCGCTGAGCATCGTCACGCTGCCGACCCGGCTGCCGCCCGCCGTCGACGGGCCCCTGCTGGTCGGCGTGGCCGCCGCGCTCGCGCTGGGCAGCGGCATCGTCGTGCAGACCGTCGCGCGCACCCGGTCGTGGGGACCCGGCGCCGGGGTCGCCGGCGCGCTCGCGGCGGCGGTCGGCTTCGCGCTGGTGGCGCTCGGCGGGGAGCGGGTCTCGCTGCCGCTGTTCGCGCTCAGCTGCGTGGTGCTGGGCACGGCGTACGGGCTGTGCCTGCGCGAGGGCCTGCTCGACGTCGAGACGCTGGCTCCGCCGGCGCGCCGGGGCACGCTGACCGGCACGTTCTACGTCGCGACCTACGTCGGCTTCGGGCTCCCGCTCCTGCTGACCTCGCTGCAGCCGGTCGCCGGCACCCGGCTCCCGGCGCTCGTGCTCGCGCTCGCCGCGCTCCTGGTGGCCGGCGTACGCCGCGCCCAGCTCGGCGGCGGCCACCCGGGCCGCCCGGGGCGCCCCGACTCCTAG
- a CDS encoding aminotransferase class IV gives MTSTPTPTGSTTGSTTGTQHSSGDPRNDDVLVWVDGELLPRARAVVSVFDSGFVLGDGVWEGLRVSGGHPVFLEQHLDRLEEGARALLIDLPSREQLTEAVYATLRANDMVDGVHVRLMVTRGVKSTPYQDPRVTVGPATVVAIAEHKEPLPATVTDGITLFTTHVRRAHPDTLDPRLNAHSKLNDVTACIQAYTAGADEALMLDPDGFVATCNSTHFFLVTRAGEVWTSDGRYCLGGITRANVLEVCRRHDLPARERTFSLTDVYNAAEAFVTGTFAGVVPVRTVDGRTIGTGVRGPVVERLQGLYQELVAEDVASRGAR, from the coding sequence ATGACGAGCACCCCGACGCCGACCGGCAGCACGACCGGCAGCACCACCGGCACCCAGCACTCCTCCGGCGACCCCCGCAACGACGACGTCCTGGTGTGGGTCGACGGCGAGCTGCTCCCCCGCGCGCGGGCGGTCGTCTCGGTCTTCGACTCCGGGTTCGTGCTGGGCGACGGGGTCTGGGAGGGCCTGCGGGTCAGCGGCGGCCACCCGGTCTTCCTCGAGCAGCACCTCGACCGGCTCGAGGAGGGCGCGCGGGCGCTGCTCATCGACCTGCCGAGCCGCGAGCAGCTGACCGAGGCGGTCTACGCGACGCTGCGGGCCAACGACATGGTCGACGGCGTCCACGTGCGGCTGATGGTCACCCGCGGGGTGAAGTCGACGCCCTACCAGGACCCGCGCGTCACCGTCGGCCCCGCGACCGTGGTGGCGATCGCCGAGCACAAGGAGCCGCTCCCGGCCACCGTGACCGACGGCATCACGCTGTTCACCACCCACGTGCGGCGCGCCCACCCGGACACCCTCGACCCGCGGCTCAACGCCCACAGCAAGCTCAACGACGTCACGGCCTGCATCCAGGCCTACACCGCCGGGGCCGACGAGGCGCTGATGCTCGACCCCGACGGCTTCGTGGCCACCTGCAACAGCACCCACTTCTTCCTCGTCACCCGGGCCGGGGAGGTCTGGACCTCCGACGGCCGCTACTGCCTGGGCGGCATCACCCGCGCCAACGTGCTCGAGGTCTGCCGCCGCCACGACCTGCCCGCGCGCGAGCGGACCTTCAGCCTCACCGACGTCTACAACGCCGCCGAGGCGTTCGTGACCGGCACCTTCGCCGGCGTCGTCCCGGTGCGCACCGTCGACGGCCGCACCATCGGCACCGGCGTCCGCGGCCCGGTCGTGGAGCGGCTGCAGGGGCTCTACCAGGAGCTCGTCGCCGAGGACGTGGCCTCCCGGGGGGCCCGGTGA
- a CDS encoding HAD family hydrolase — MTTTGAGRPTVRVAMWSGPRNLSTAMMRSWENRPDTVVVDEPLYAAYLLATGLDHPGREEVIASQPTDWRRVVADLGRPVGAPVHYAKHMTHHLLPDMELDWVAGFRNVLLVRDPAEVVASYVRSRESCEPEDIGLLQQERLLEVLPDDVPVVDAGDFLRDPEVHLRWLCGWLGIPFTERMLRWPAGPRDSDGVWAPHWYDAVLRSTGFEPWRPREVGLGAHDRAVAEACRPAYDRLRERRLRLV, encoded by the coding sequence GTGACCACCACCGGCGCGGGGCGGCCCACCGTCCGGGTCGCGATGTGGAGCGGCCCGCGCAACCTCTCGACCGCGATGATGCGCTCCTGGGAGAACCGGCCCGACACCGTCGTGGTCGACGAGCCGCTCTACGCGGCGTACCTCCTCGCGACCGGGCTCGACCACCCCGGCCGCGAGGAGGTGATCGCCTCCCAGCCCACCGACTGGCGCCGCGTCGTGGCCGACCTCGGCCGGCCCGTCGGTGCCCCGGTGCACTACGCCAAGCACATGACGCACCACCTGCTGCCCGACATGGAGCTCGACTGGGTCGCCGGGTTCCGCAACGTGCTGCTGGTGCGCGACCCGGCCGAGGTGGTCGCCTCCTACGTCCGCTCGCGGGAGAGCTGCGAGCCCGAGGACATCGGGCTGCTGCAGCAGGAGCGGCTGCTCGAGGTGCTGCCCGACGACGTCCCGGTGGTCGACGCCGGCGACTTCCTGCGCGACCCGGAGGTGCACCTGCGGTGGCTGTGCGGCTGGCTGGGCATCCCCTTCACCGAGCGGATGCTGCGCTGGCCCGCCGGTCCGCGCGACTCCGACGGCGTCTGGGCGCCGCACTGGTACGACGCGGTGCTGCGCTCGACCGGGTTCGAGCCCTGGCGGCCGCGCGAGGTCGGGCTCGGGGCGCACGACCGCGCCGTCGCCGAGGCCTGCCGGCCGGCGTACGACCGGCTCCGGGAGCGTCGGCTGCGCCTGGTCTGA
- a CDS encoding enhanced serine sensitivity protein SseB C-terminal domain-containing protein, translating to MSALGATPGPPDGPQEPGPQNALEQLLVHAADHPEDREAGPAFVAAFMDASVGVPGTVQDGGFVPLVTELAERRRAGLAFTHPVRGAWWGRQWTQTQGEMPPGFEVRGTTGRDLMRQLVGHNLGLVLNPANRHGKEFFVAEMSDLLAGVDPGTTHRVAQQGSSVEVGEPAYVPEGLVERLRDGFTALGGVATASLGWIRYEDGMQGYLLGVTTARPREEVLPVVEACVGALEGRTLDVTVGPPGATLLTAHVPPFLTG from the coding sequence GTGAGCGCCCTCGGAGCCACCCCCGGTCCGCCCGACGGCCCCCAGGAGCCGGGGCCGCAGAACGCGCTCGAGCAGCTCCTCGTCCACGCGGCCGACCACCCCGAGGACCGCGAGGCGGGCCCCGCCTTCGTGGCGGCGTTCATGGACGCCTCGGTCGGCGTGCCCGGCACCGTGCAGGACGGCGGGTTCGTGCCGCTCGTGACCGAGCTGGCCGAGCGCCGTCGCGCCGGCCTGGCCTTCACCCACCCCGTGCGTGGGGCCTGGTGGGGCCGGCAGTGGACCCAGACCCAGGGCGAGATGCCGCCCGGCTTCGAGGTGCGGGGCACGACCGGGCGCGACCTGATGCGCCAGCTGGTCGGCCACAACCTGGGCCTGGTGCTCAACCCGGCCAACCGGCACGGCAAGGAGTTCTTCGTCGCCGAGATGTCCGACCTGCTCGCCGGGGTCGACCCGGGCACGACCCACCGGGTCGCGCAGCAGGGCTCCTCGGTCGAGGTCGGCGAGCCGGCGTACGTCCCCGAGGGGCTGGTGGAGCGCCTGCGTGACGGGTTCACCGCCCTCGGTGGGGTCGCGACGGCGTCGCTGGGGTGGATCCGCTACGAGGACGGCATGCAGGGCTACCTGCTCGGCGTCACGACCGCCCGACCCCGCGAGGAGGTGCTGCCGGTGGTCGAGGCGTGCGTCGGCGCCCTGGAGGGCCGCACCCTCGACGTCACCGTCGGTCCGCCCGGCGCCACCCTGCTCACCGCGCACGTGCCGCCCTTCCTCACCGGCTGA